From one Solanum stenotomum isolate F172 unplaced genomic scaffold, ASM1918654v1 scaffold6190, whole genome shotgun sequence genomic stretch:
- the LOC125852851 gene encoding RING-H2 finger protein ATL78-like: protein MATTTSTLLIQEFMENFHYSRRLLREAATMAPPPMAAGISHDTIDDLQIGKNVNTFDANVIMVLAVLVSAIICSLVLNSIIKCFFRCSTLVLIDSYSIHTNPSSTNKGIKKKALKTFPIITYTTELKHPGLDSECVICLSEFVVGEKVKVLPKCNHGFHVKCIDKWLNSHSSCPTCRHCLIETCQKIVNGDNSVTTNATVEEIVIRIEPLEREGVLSN from the exons ATGGCAACTACAACTTCCACTCtattaattcaagaattcatgGAGAACTTCCACTACTCAAGAAGATTACTCCGGGAGGCGGCCACCATGGCGCCACCTCCTATGGCAGCCGGAATTAGCCACGATACAATTGATGATCTACAAATTGGAAAAAATGTCAACACATTTGATGCAAATGTTATTATGGTATTAGCAGTACTTGTAAGTGCCATAATTTGTTCACTTGTGTTGAACTCCATCATAAAATGTTTCTTTAGGTGTTCTACCCTAGTTTTAATAGACTCATACTCAATCCATACAAATCCTTCATCAACCAATAAAGGGATCAAGAAAAAAGCCCTCAAGACATTTCCAATTATAACATATACTACTGAATTGAAACATCCAGGACTTGATTCTGAATGTGTCATTTGCTTATCAGAGTTCGTAGTTGGGGAGAAAGTTAAGGTTCTACCAAAGTGCAACCATGGATTCCACGTCAAGTGTATCGATAAATGGCTCAATTCACATTCTTCTTGCCCTACTTGTAGACATTGCCTCATTGAAACTTGTCAAAAAATTGTCAACGGTGACAATTCTGTTACTACAAATGCAACAGTTGAAGAAATTGTAATAAGGATTGAACCTCTAGAACGTGAAG GTGTTTTATCTAATTAA
- the LOC125852853 gene encoding uncharacterized protein LOC125852853 codes for MPLSQEQAERVWLDLIGGPSRYGYAYGMPQQTFREYHSEFEGLSSSYDDESMKKNLAMEQKIAELSSQVEDSRARERRRDIEYAGLKAQLDALLASGGIPPCSNDVTFPPRPSQPQPTRYPVYGQQRNMTDESSSDEEDEDHVANTLPH; via the coding sequence ATGCCACTTAGTCAAGAACAGGCTGAGAGAGTGTGGCTAGACTTGATTGGTGGGCCGAGTAGATATGGGTATGCCTATGGCATGCCTCAACAGACCTTTCGTGAATATCATTCTGAGTTTGAAGGCTTAAGTAGTTCCTATGATGATGAATCGATGAAGAAAAATTTGGCTATGGAGCAAAAGATAGCGGAGCTATCTAGCCAAGTCGAAGACTCACGGGCTAGGGAAAGGCGGAGGGACATAGAGTATGCAGGTCTTAAGGCTCAATTAGATGCATTACTTGCTTCAGGAGGGATTCCCCCTTGTTCCAATGATGTCACTTTCCCTCCTCGACCCTCCCAGCCTCAACCTACTCGATATCCAGTGTATGGTCAACAAAGAAATATGACAGATGAGTCTAGtagtgatgaagaagatgaggaTCATGTGGCAAACACACTACCGCATTAG